In the Candidatus Omnitrophota bacterium genome, one interval contains:
- a CDS encoding LacI family transcriptional regulator, whose amino-acid sequence MYESQNLRKIDNTSIRNHHVTIKDIAGLVGVSTATVSLALSGNSRISEETCRKVVMTAKKFGYRPSSAARSLAMNKSGNIALMIPNLDKIFQQSFFALAMNGVYDACLDNSYSLRLEVVSDSFISSRRFIRLFQERSVDGMLYVGSTYSDTYLNQLHELKFPFIFAGSYLNGGSLSFVTGDNKRGGKLAVEHLLDSGRRKIAHIYGDFNIASSLDRFNGYKDALAKAGIVFDDSLTARGGFSEDGGAMAMKKLLKQKPDSVFAGNDIMASGAVKEIKRSGLRVPEDISVCGMDDLPLASVMSPALTTIKYDIYGIARRAAEKLIDIIEGRQPEQVKEFLPVELIKRNSS is encoded by the coding sequence ATGTATGAAAGTCAGAACCTTAGGAAAATAGACAATACGTCCATTCGCAATCATCATGTGACAATTAAGGATATCGCAGGTTTGGTTGGCGTATCAACGGCAACAGTTTCGCTTGCTCTTTCGGGAAATTCAAGAATATCAGAAGAAACCTGCAGAAAAGTTGTTATGACCGCGAAAAAATTCGGTTACAGGCCGTCTTCCGCCGCCCGCAGTCTCGCTATGAATAAATCAGGTAATATCGCTCTTATGATTCCCAATCTGGATAAAATATTTCAGCAGTCTTTTTTCGCGCTTGCAATGAATGGAGTTTATGACGCCTGTCTTGATAATTCTTATAGTCTCCGGCTTGAAGTTGTATCGGACAGCTTTATAAGCAGCCGCCGGTTTATCAGGCTTTTTCAGGAAAGAAGCGTAGACGGAATGCTGTATGTGGGTTCAACATATTCGGATACTTATTTGAATCAATTGCACGAATTGAAATTTCCTTTTATTTTTGCGGGCAGCTATCTTAACGGCGGCAGTCTTTCTTTTGTTACCGGAGACAATAAAAGGGGAGGGAAGCTTGCTGTTGAGCATCTGCTGGATTCGGGACGCCGGAAAATAGCTCATATCTACGGAGATTTTAATATAGCAAGTTCGCTTGATAGATTTAATGGGTATAAGGATGCTCTGGCAAAGGCGGGCATAGTTTTTGATGATAGTTTAACTGCTCGCGGAGGATTTAGTGAAGACGGCGGCGCTATGGCGATGAAAAAACTTCTTAAACAAAAACCCGACTCTGTTTTTGCGGGGAACGATATTATGGCCTCGGGCGCGGTGAAGGAGATAAAGCGCTCCGGACTCAGGGTGCCGGAAGATATTTCGGTCTGCGGGATGGATGACCTTCCTTTGGCTTCGGTGATGTCGCCGGCTCTTACGACCATAAAATATGACATTTACGGTATTGCCCGGCGCGCGGCGGAAAAGCTCATTGATATAATTGAGGGC